In Paenibacillus segetis, a single genomic region encodes these proteins:
- a CDS encoding FAD:protein FMN transferase, with protein sequence MNRNKAAILLVAILMISTLLGGCGNSGNVAEPDTSEQQTQNKSVDPMKGTFFIFDTIVNVSIYDSRATKQNLTEIEDLLKEIDNKISRTNSDSEIFKVNANSGIGPVQVSSDTFDLVSIAIDYAKKTNGLLDPSIGRLVTLWNIGHEGAHVLSKEEVAPMQQLCDYRKIEMNKDTHEIYLEEKGMEIDLGSYGKGYAADAVYDYLADQGFNSAIIDLGGNVFAMGQKPSGEEWNIGIQDPTQERGIPIGTIRVNDKTVVTAGIYERYFEEDGKHYSHIINPKTGYPVDNNISSVTIVTDRSTDADTMDTGLVLLGIEEGLKFVEKIPNAEVLFITKDKKLYASPGFKQMLNKTNDSYTFAN encoded by the coding sequence ATGAATAGAAACAAAGCGGCAATCCTACTGGTGGCTATATTGATGATTAGTACTCTCCTCGGGGGCTGCGGCAATTCCGGTAATGTAGCAGAACCAGATACAAGTGAGCAACAGACACAGAATAAGTCGGTTGATCCAATGAAGGGAACCTTTTTTATTTTTGATACGATTGTGAATGTATCTATTTATGATTCTCGGGCGACCAAGCAAAATTTAACAGAAATCGAAGATCTCCTCAAAGAAATTGATAACAAAATCAGCCGTACGAATAGTGACAGTGAAATTTTCAAGGTGAATGCAAATAGCGGGATAGGTCCCGTTCAGGTTTCGTCAGATACGTTTGACCTTGTCTCAATTGCGATAGATTACGCCAAAAAAACAAACGGTCTCCTTGATCCGTCGATCGGCAGACTCGTCACCCTGTGGAATATTGGTCACGAAGGCGCTCATGTTCTTTCCAAGGAAGAAGTCGCTCCGATGCAACAACTTTGCGACTACCGTAAGATTGAGATGAACAAGGATACTCATGAAATATATTTAGAGGAAAAGGGTATGGAAATCGACCTTGGTTCCTACGGAAAAGGTTATGCGGCAGATGCTGTTTATGATTATTTGGCGGATCAAGGGTTTAACAGCGCAATTATTGATTTGGGTGGAAATGTCTTTGCGATGGGCCAAAAGCCTAGCGGTGAAGAATGGAACATCGGTATCCAGGACCCCACTCAGGAACGTGGTATTCCGATTGGTACGATTCGCGTAAACGACAAAACGGTGGTGACCGCAGGTATTTACGAACGCTATTTCGAAGAAGATGGTAAACATTACTCGCATATTATCAATCCAAAAACGGGCTATCCAGTTGATAATAATATTAGTAGTGTAACGATCGTAACAGACCGTTCGACCGATGCGGATACTATGGATACAGGGCTGGTCCTTCTAGGGATCGAAGAGGGGTTGAAATTCGTAGAGAAAATTCCCAATGCGGAAGTTCTGTTTATTACTAAGGACAAGAAGCTGTATGCTTCACCTGGTTTCAAACAAATGCTGAACAAAACGAATGATAGCTATACCTTTGCCAATTAA
- a CDS encoding BclA C-terminal domain-containing protein, producing MTGPTGPESLVYGLTQFGYIYNLEARIVGIEVDVIFDTNGILTSGITHVPGTTRIEVTNQGSYEVVFLVSCVEPSQFALFINDILVPGSVYGSGIGTQLINGQSIIALTAGDFITLRNHSSAAPVTLQTQAGGSQNSVNTFVVIKKIA from the coding sequence GTGACGGGTCCCACAGGCCCTGAGAGTCTAGTTTATGGGTTAACCCAGTTCGGATATATTTACAATTTAGAGGCTAGAATAGTTGGGATAGAAGTTGATGTTATTTTTGATACAAATGGCATTCTAACTTCTGGAATTACACATGTTCCTGGAACCACACGTATTGAAGTTACCAATCAGGGTAGTTATGAGGTTGTATTTTTAGTGTCGTGTGTGGAGCCCAGCCAGTTCGCATTATTTATAAATGATATTCTAGTTCCAGGCAGCGTATACGGTTCAGGTATAGGTACTCAGCTAATCAATGGGCAATCCATAATTGCTCTAACAGCCGGTGATTTTATTACTTTACGAAATCATAGCTCGGCTGCCCCAGTTACACTTCAAACTCAAGCAGGTGGCTCACAAAACAGTGTGAATACTTTTGTTGTAATCAAAAAAATAGCCTAG
- a CDS encoding asparagine synthase, which yields MREGLIPTVLGAVVSASAASLLGSKYKLAATGVLGFGLAHIVLGAIDLVEHR from the coding sequence GATTCCTACTGTTCTTGGAGCTGTGGTATCCGCTTCTGCCGCATCACTGCTTGGAAGCAAGTATAAGCTTGCCGCGACGGGTGTCCTTGGTTTTGGCCTCGCACATATCGTGCTAGGCGCTATCGACCTGGTGGAACACCGGTAG